A section of the Serratia liquefaciens ATCC 27592 genome encodes:
- the nrdG gene encoding anaerobic ribonucleoside-triphosphate reductase-activating protein, with protein sequence MNYHQYYPIDVVNGPGTRCTLFVAGCVHQCPGCYNKSTWRLNSGQPFTQTMEDRLIADLNDTRIPRQGLSLSGGDPLHPANVAAVLQLVKRVRAECPGKDIWLWTGYRLAELDAQQMQIVDRINVLIDGKFVQGLKDPALIWRGSANQVVHKLR encoded by the coding sequence ATGAATTATCACCAGTATTACCCCATTGATGTCGTCAACGGCCCCGGCACCCGCTGCACGCTGTTTGTTGCCGGCTGCGTGCACCAGTGCCCCGGCTGCTACAACAAAAGTACCTGGCGGCTCAACTCCGGCCAGCCGTTTACCCAGACGATGGAAGACCGGTTGATTGCCGACCTGAACGATACGCGCATTCCGCGCCAAGGGCTGTCGCTGTCCGGTGGCGATCCCCTGCACCCCGCCAACGTCGCGGCGGTGCTGCAACTGGTAAAACGGGTGCGCGCCGAATGCCCCGGCAAGGATATCTGGCTGTGGACCGGCTACCGGCTGGCGGAGCTAGATGCGCAACAAATGCAGATAGTGGACAGGATTAACGTGTTGATTGACGGAAAGTTTGTGCAGGGCTTAAAAGATCCGGCGCTGATTTGGCGCGGCAGCGCTAATCAGGTGGTGCATAAGCTGCGTTAG
- a CDS encoding type II toxin-antitoxin system RelE/ParE family toxin → MRVEWDEEALRDRERIFDFLYPFNPQAAEQADAEIDKAVKRLLDYPELGKIWYRQARKLLVSQASLLVLYVVVDDVIKVLAVAHQREKFPDIEN, encoded by the coding sequence ATGCGTGTCGAATGGGATGAAGAAGCGCTACGGGACAGGGAACGTATTTTTGATTTTCTCTATCCTTTTAATCCACAGGCTGCTGAGCAGGCTGATGCTGAGATTGATAAGGCAGTGAAGCGCCTGTTGGATTACCCTGAACTCGGTAAAATTTGGTACAGACAGGCGCGTAAGTTATTGGTCAGCCAGGCTTCGTTATTAGTTTTATACGTTGTTGTCGACGACGTGATTAAGGTTTTAGCCGTTGCTCATCAACGAGAGAAATTCCCCGACATAGAGAACTAA
- a CDS encoding type II toxin-antitoxin system RelB/DinJ family antitoxin has translation MESRIQFRIEDETKRLAQKAAEAKGITLSEACRRLAEQMADEQRATEQHENWLKEKVDAAFARLHEGSAVYLDQQQVDESMDAFKAKVRAKYDRK, from the coding sequence ATGGAAAGTCGTATCCAGTTTCGCATTGAGGATGAGACTAAACGTTTGGCGCAGAAAGCCGCAGAAGCCAAGGGGATCACTTTGAGTGAGGCGTGTCGACGTTTGGCTGAGCAAATGGCGGATGAGCAACGGGCCACTGAGCAACATGAAAATTGGTTGAAAGAAAAGGTTGATGCCGCTTTTGCCCGTTTGCATGAAGGAAGTGCGGTCTATCTTGACCAGCAACAGGTTGATGAAAGCATGGATGCCTTTAAGGCAAAAGTCCGAGCGAAATACGACCGAAAATAA
- the nrdD gene encoding anaerobic ribonucleoside-triphosphate reductase, with the protein MKPVVIKRDGCQVPFDEARIGQAIERAALAVGIVDADYCATVARVVAQQISQQPRVDIHEIQRAVENQLMAGEYKQLARAYIEYRHDRDVARELRGRLNQEIRGLVEQSNVALLNENANKDSKVIPTQRDLLAGIVAKHYAKQHILPRDVVLAHERGEIHYHDLDYSPFFPMFNCMLIDLKGMLTNGFKMGNAEIEPPKSISTATAVTAQIIAQVASHIYGGTTINRIDEILAPFVTESFNKHQQVAEQWQIPDAQGYAMARTEKECYDAFQSLEYEVNTLHTANGQTPFVTFGFGLGTSWESRLIQRSILSNRIAGLGKNRKTAVFPKLVFAIRDGLNHQYGDPNYDIKQLALECASKRMYPDILNYDQVVKVTGSFKTPMGCRSFLGTYEEEGELVHDGRNNIGVISLNLPRIALEAMGDESRFWDLLDQRLLLAKKALMTRIARLEGIKARVAPILYMEGACGVRLKADDNIAEIFKNGRASISLGYIGLHETINALFGNEQHVYDDETLRAKAIAIVAHLRAATESWKAETGYGFSLYSTPSENLCDRFCRLDTADFGVVSGVTDKGYYTNSFHLDVEKKVNPYDKLDFEAPYPPLANGGFICYGEYPNLQHNLKALEDVWDYSYSRVPYYGTNTPIDECYECGFTGEFSCTSKGFTCPKCGNHEPSKVSVTRRVCGYLGSPDARPFNAGKQEEVKRRVKHLGNGQIG; encoded by the coding sequence GGCCGTGGGGATCGTCGATGCGGACTACTGCGCAACCGTCGCCCGCGTAGTCGCTCAACAGATATCGCAGCAGCCGCGCGTCGATATCCATGAAATCCAGCGGGCAGTGGAAAACCAGCTTATGGCCGGCGAATACAAGCAGCTGGCGCGGGCCTATATTGAGTACCGCCACGATCGCGACGTCGCGCGTGAACTGCGTGGACGGTTGAACCAGGAGATCCGCGGCCTGGTCGAGCAAAGCAACGTAGCGTTGCTCAATGAAAACGCCAATAAAGACAGCAAGGTGATCCCCACCCAGCGCGATCTGCTGGCCGGGATCGTCGCCAAGCACTATGCCAAGCAGCACATCCTGCCGCGTGACGTGGTGCTGGCCCATGAGCGAGGCGAGATCCACTACCACGATCTCGACTACTCGCCATTCTTCCCGATGTTCAACTGCATGCTGATCGACCTGAAGGGCATGCTGACCAACGGCTTCAAGATGGGTAACGCCGAGATTGAACCCCCGAAGTCGATCTCCACCGCTACCGCAGTGACCGCGCAAATCATCGCGCAGGTGGCCAGCCATATTTATGGCGGCACCACCATTAACCGTATCGACGAGATCCTGGCGCCGTTCGTCACCGAAAGCTTTAACAAACACCAGCAGGTCGCCGAACAGTGGCAGATCCCGGATGCGCAAGGCTATGCCATGGCGCGCACCGAAAAAGAGTGTTACGACGCCTTCCAGTCGCTGGAATACGAGGTCAACACCCTGCACACCGCCAATGGCCAGACGCCGTTCGTCACCTTCGGTTTCGGGCTGGGGACCTCTTGGGAATCACGCTTGATCCAACGTTCTATCCTGAGTAACCGCATTGCCGGGCTGGGCAAAAACCGTAAAACGGCGGTATTCCCTAAACTGGTGTTCGCCATCCGCGACGGCCTGAATCATCAGTACGGCGATCCGAATTACGACATCAAGCAGTTGGCGTTGGAGTGCGCCAGCAAACGCATGTATCCAGACATACTCAATTACGATCAGGTGGTGAAAGTCACCGGCTCGTTCAAAACGCCGATGGGCTGCCGCAGCTTCCTCGGCACTTACGAAGAAGAGGGCGAGCTGGTACACGATGGTCGCAACAATATCGGCGTGATCAGCCTGAACCTGCCGCGTATTGCGCTGGAGGCCATGGGCGATGAAAGCCGCTTCTGGGATCTGCTGGATCAGCGCTTGCTGCTGGCGAAAAAAGCGCTGATGACGCGCATTGCCCGGCTGGAAGGTATCAAGGCGCGCGTGGCCCCTATTTTGTATATGGAGGGCGCCTGCGGCGTACGCCTGAAGGCAGACGACAACATTGCCGAGATCTTCAAGAATGGCCGCGCCTCTATTTCGCTGGGTTACATCGGTCTGCATGAAACCATCAACGCCCTGTTCGGCAACGAACAACACGTATACGACGATGAAACGCTGCGCGCCAAGGCGATCGCCATCGTTGCGCACCTGCGGGCCGCCACGGAAAGTTGGAAAGCCGAGACCGGTTACGGCTTTAGCCTGTACAGCACGCCAAGCGAAAACCTGTGCGATCGCTTCTGCCGGCTCGATACCGCCGATTTCGGCGTGGTGTCTGGCGTGACCGACAAAGGCTATTACACCAACAGCTTCCACCTCGACGTAGAGAAAAAGGTCAATCCTTACGACAAGCTGGATTTTGAAGCCCCCTATCCGCCATTGGCCAACGGCGGCTTCATCTGTTACGGCGAATACCCGAACCTGCAGCACAACCTGAAAGCGCTCGAAGACGTGTGGGATTACAGCTACAGCCGCGTGCCCTATTACGGCACCAACACGCCCATCGATGAATGCTACGAGTGCGGTTTTACCGGAGAATTCTCTTGCACCAGCAAGGGCTTCACCTGCCCGAAATGCGGTAACCACGAGCCATCCAAGGTCTCCGTCACCCGCCGGGTGTGCGGTTATCTCGGCAGCCCAGACGCCAGGCCGTTCAATGCCGGCAAGCAAGAAGAGGTGAAACGCCGGGTGAAACACCTGGGGAACGGGCAGATCGGCTGA